AACCTTGGTGCCGTACATCCGATCAATTTCGCTGACCCAAACGGTAGCGCTTCCATCTTCGGTTTGTTCGTATCGGTATTCTACCGGACCAAAAGTGTTGGGCCGGTGATGCTGCGGCCAGTTAAATTCAATACCACCGGAAATCCACGGTCCTGCCAGACCCACTAGTGCCGGTTTGATCACCCGGTTATAGTAGACGAAATCGTAGTTATTGGTTTTGTCTAACGCCCGGTAGATTCTTCCGCCAATCTCCGGCATAATTTCAATCCGGACATATTCATTTTCCAGAATCACCAGCTTGTAATTCTTATCGACCTTCACATCCGAGATGGACTCAATTACTGGATGAGGATACACGCGACCAGTGCTTCCTTGATATACCCTTTTCTCCAGAAACATAGGATTGGGGTCAGCCGCTCCAGCCTCATACGTAGGGATCAGCACACTCGTTTCCCATACATGAACATTGCCGGATGCCGCCACACTAACCTCTGGCTTTTGATTTATTGTTTTTGAATTCATGTTCTCATTAGCCTCCCTTGCCTTAATAGTTATACTTTAGCTTCTGGCGGAGGAGGTTCCAATTGACGAAATGCGGGAAGTGATGGATTATATTCTTATTCTGTATATTCCCCTCCGTTCCTTTTCGATTTTTGTTAAATTCTTATGTTCAGCCTATATAGAAACTATATGAGGAGGTACTGAAATGACAGGTGGAAATATTAAAAAACCTGAAGGATTCATGAAGGAAAAGCTATACGTACTCCCTGATTACTGGATGAAGGAGCTGGAACAGGAAGGACTAACTTCTTCTTTGTATATAACGGACATCGGATATTTCCCGAAGGCCGAGTACCATTTCAGGGAGCGTCCTGAAGGCAGCCCTGCGCATATTTTTATTTTTTGCGAAGCGGGAGAGGGTTGGGTTGAACTTAATCAAGGGGAACGGATGATACTACGTGAAGGGGATATGATTGTTATCCCACCTGACACACATCATAGGTATGGTGCAATGCCGGAGAATCCATGGAGCATTTACTGGTTTCACTTTAAAGGAGAACATGCAACACGACTCGTGCATTTGTTCGGCTTGTCCGCTACTCCACTCACTCTTTCTCCCAGCGGTATCGCTAGGTTTATAGAATGGTTCCACCCTGCCTACGAATTGCTTGCCGAGCGGACGTACGCTCTGACCACCCATGTTCATGTAGCCCAGACCGCAAGACAGCTGCTGTCCGGAATTGGAATCAACAGCAATAAATCCGCGCAGGAAAAGAAAAGAGAAAATTATCTGGAGCAAGCCATACAATATATGAACCAGCATATGGGCGGTTCCATACGGCTTACAGAGCTTTCCAGACATGTTGGGCTGTCGCAGCAGCATCTGATTCACTTGTTCAATCTCGA
This window of the Paenibacillus sp. FSL R10-2734 genome carries:
- a CDS encoding helix-turn-helix domain-containing protein, giving the protein MTGGNIKKPEGFMKEKLYVLPDYWMKELEQEGLTSSLYITDIGYFPKAEYHFRERPEGSPAHIFIFCEAGEGWVELNQGERMILREGDMIVIPPDTHHRYGAMPENPWSIYWFHFKGEHATRLVHLFGLSATPLTLSPSGIARFIEWFHPAYELLAERTYALTTHVHVAQTARQLLSGIGINSNKSAQEKKRENYLEQAIQYMNQHMGGSIRLTELSRHVGLSQQHLIHLFNLETGVPPIEYFLRLKIQRAGQLLDLTELSIKEISSAVGISDPYYFSRLFKKMSGFSPSHYRNIPKG